In Esox lucius isolate fEsoLuc1 chromosome 6, fEsoLuc1.pri, whole genome shotgun sequence, the following proteins share a genomic window:
- the LOC105010533 gene encoding cytochrome P450 26B1, translating to MFLLEFSHLSALVTALTSVVSALILLAVSRQLWTVRWTNTRDKECKLPLPNGSMGWPLVGETFHWLFQGSNFHISRREKHGNVFKTHLLGKPVIRVTGAENIRKILLGEHNLVCTQWPQSTRIILGPNTLVNSIGDLHKKKRKILAKVFSRGALETYLPRLQDVVKSEIAKWCSEPGPVDVYAAAKSLTFRVAVRVLLGLNMEETRIVYLSTIFEQLMNNLFSLPIDAPMSGLRKGIKAREILHACMEKIIEEKIQKQQSEEYYDAFDYMLSSAKENGHELSMQELKETAVELIFAAHSTTASASTSLILQLLRNPAVVEKARIELESEGLGYNTHSTDSWEENGLKGVLAFKQVHRPLDAGTTSLMNGNGTVHSAADENDEAQYSRHHIPILSMEKLSQLRYVDCVVKEVLRFLPPVSGGYRTALQTFELDGYQIPKGWSVMYSIRDTHETAAVFQSPEIFNPDRFGTMRDESKTGRFNYVPFGGGIRSCVGKELAQMLLKTLATELIGTCKWNLATETFPKMQTVPIVHPVNGLYVHFNYA from the exons atgttcctTCTGGAGTTCAGTCACTTGTCAGCGCTGGTCACAGCACTCACGTCTGTGGTCTCAGCCCTGATCCTGCTTGCTGTCTCCAGGCAACTGTGGACTGTCCGGTGGACCAATACGCGAGACAAAGAGTGCAAGTTACCGCTACCAAATGGGTCCATGGGCTGGCCGCTGGTAGGAGAAACTTTCCACTGGCTCTTTCAG GGGTCCAACTTTCACATCTCTAGGAGAGAGAAGCATGGCAACGTTTTTAAAACTCACCTTTTAGGAAAGCCGGTTATCCGGGTGACTGGTGCCGAAAACATCCGTAAAATCTTGCTTGGAGAACATAATTTGGTTTGCACACAGTGGCCTCAGAGCACCCGGATTATCCTGGGACCCAACACCCTGGTCAACTCAATCGGAGATCTGCataagaagaaaagaaaa ATCTTGGCAAAAGTGTTTAGCCGCGGGGCTCTGGAGACTTACCTACCCCGCTTGCAAGACGTTGTCAAGTCTGAAATTGCAAAGTGGTGCTCAGAGCCTGGCCCAGTGGATGTTTACGCCGCAGCCAAGTCTCTCACATTTCGTGTTGCGGTCAGAGTCTTGTTAGGACTGAATATGGAGGAAACACGCATAGTTTACCTTTCTACAATCTTTGAACAACTCATGAACAACCTCTTCTCACTACCAATTGACGCACCAATGAGTGGCCTCCGCAAA GGAATTAAAGCCCGGGAAATCCTACATGCGTGTATGGAGAAAATCATAGAGgagaaaatacagaaacaacAGTCTGAGGAGTACTATGACGCTTTTGATTATATGTTGAGCAGTGCCAAGGAAAACGGACATGAACTCAGCATGCAAGAGTTGAAG GAAACCGCGGTGGAGCTAATATTTGCTGCTCACTCTACTACAGCCAGTGCTTCCACCTCGCTCATACTTCAGCTCTTGCGGAACCCCGCAGTGGTGGAGAAAGCCCGGATAGAGCTGGAGTCAGAGGGTCTCggctacaacacacacagcacagacagcTGGGAAGAAAATGGTCTGAAAGGTGTTCTTGCGTTCAAACAAGTACATAGGCCCCTAGACGCGGGGACCACCTCATTGATGAATGGGAACGGGACTGTTCATTCCGCAGCGGATGAAAACGACGAGGCACAATATTCGCGGCATCATATTCCTATTTTATCTATGGAGAAACTGAGCCAGCTCCGATACGTTGACTGCGTGGTCAAGGAAGTGCTGCGGTTTCTCCCGCCAGTATCTGGGGGATACAGGACTGCCCTACAAACATTCGAATTGGAC GGATACCAGATTCCCAAAGGATGGAGCGTGATGTACAGCATCCGGGACACACACGAGACAGCTGCAGTGTTCCAGAGCCCGGAGATATTCAACCCAGACCGCTTCGGAACGATGCGTGACGAAAGCAAGACCGGGCGTTTCAATTATGTTCCATTCGGCGGCGGAATAAGGAGTTGTGTCGGAAAGGAACTTGCccaaatgttattaaaaacGCTGGCCACTGAGTTGATTGGCACGTGCAAATGGAATTTAGCTACGGAAACTTTCCCCAAGATGCAGACAGTGCCGATTGTACATCCCGTCAATGGACTGTATGTGCATTTCAATTATGCATAG